Proteins from a single region of Sebastes umbrosus isolate fSebUmb1 chromosome 8, fSebUmb1.pri, whole genome shotgun sequence:
- the fam222a gene encoding protein FAM222A gives MLACLQRRQNPPPQHPVCASKTLEPPQALGRKCELVVPTHSPRYPTAAELDAFAQKTANNPLCIKIFPTNIRVPQHKHLNRTVNGFDTTGNRYTPYPNIHTGGYNGLLAIVKASSSSSLSAGTFVPSKGVLKNSEGRRTKLSPAHIAVAPYPPPCSSTLANGHGQMVYHTGPSKPPEGPVLSVPPNVTVAGSVIPVTGGRGLALPAQSNLPSIQSIIYQINQHCQAQALQQVCQGAATAPSNSSPSKQGTTVMGVSSSSSGGGYVVGMGPQANMVYTGPGLPAQNAEAMKNGAYADGMDYILWQKQQQQHQQQQQQHHHHQQAVLRMYSGGSGGGGAISKSPETCGPGGGLMAAQVSSSSSRPYHLTASASGGGGMDKVNSSPLNCVGMHGNFSVGQYFAPPWNSVLVTPDSDCYNPQELMATSTGGPVTGHREMGYPHHHHHYHHHHHPAIDSGGGLCCSLPSKSMCNTSVLSSSLQSLEYLINDIHPPCIKEQMLGKGYETVSVPRLLDHQHAHIRLPVYR, from the exons ATGCTGGCCTGTCTGCAGAGGAGGCAAAACCCTCCACCCCAGCACCCGGTGTGTGCCAGCAAGACCCTGGAGCCCCCGCAAGCCCTTGGACGGAAAT GTGAGCTGGTGGTGCCGACACATTCTCCACGCTATCCCACTGCGGCAGAACTTGATGCCTTCGCTCAGAAGACGGCCAACAACCCTCTGTGCATCAAGATCTTCCCCACCAACATCAGGGTTCCCCAGCACAAGCACCTTAATCGGACTGTGAATGGATTTGACACCACAGGGAATCGCTATACTCCCTACCCAAATATCCACACAGGGGGCTACAATGGCCTGCTCGCCATCGTCAAGGCCTCTTCATCGTCGTCATTGTCAGCAGGCACCTTTGTCCCTTCAAAAGGTGTTCTCAAAAACTCCGAAGGCAGACGGACTAAGCTCTCTCCAGCCCACATAGCTGTTGCCCCATACCCACCTCCTTGTAGTAGCACTTTAGCCAATGGCCACGGCCAAATGGTTTACCACACTGGGCCCTCAAAGCCTCCAGAAGGCCCCGTGCTGTCGGTTCCTCCGAATGTCACTGTAGCTGGCTCAGTGATTCCTGTAACAGGGGGCCGAGGCCTGGCCCTGCCCGCACAGTCCAACCTCCCCTCCATCCAGAGCATCATCTACCAGATCAACCAGCATTGCCAGGCCCAGGCTCTGCAGCAGGTGTGCCAAGGGGCGGCCACTGCACCATCAAATTCCAGCCCCTCCAAGCAGGGCACAACTGTCATGGGGGTCTCTTCTAGCTCCTCAGGTGGAGGCTATGTGGTGGGAATGGGTCCCCAGGCTAACATGGTGTACACAGGGCCTGGGCTGCCAGCTCAAAATGCAGAGGCGATGAAGAATGGCGCGTACGCAGACGGTATGGACTACATCCTTtggcagaagcagcagcagcaacatcaacagcagcagcagcagcatcaccaTCATCAACAGGCTGTGCTCCGCATGTACAGCGGAGGCAGCGGAGGAGGGGGCGCCATCAGCAAGTCCCCCGAAACTTGTGGTCCGGGGGGAGGGCTTATGGCGGCACaagtgtcctcctcctcctccagacctTACCACCTGACAGCGAGTGCCAGCGGAGGAGGCGGGATGGACAAAGTCAACTCTTCCCCTTTGAACTGTGTGGGTATGCACGGAAATTTCTCAGTGGGTCAATACTTTGCCCCGCCTTGGAACAGTGTGCTGGTGACACCTGACAGTGACTGCTACAACCCCCAGGAGCTTATGGCCACCTCCACAGGAGGGCCGGTGACGGGGCACAGAGAGATGGGCTAcccccaccaccatcaccactaccaccatcatcaccaccctGCTATAGACAGCGGGGGAGGTTTGTGCTGCAGCCTGCCCAGCAAGAGCATGTGCAACACATCGGTGCTGAGCAGCAGCCTGCAGTCTCTGGAGTACCTGATCAACGACATCCACCCACCCTGCATCAAGGAGCAGATGCTCGGCAAAGGCTACGAGACTGTGTCTGTGCCACGTCTGTTAGACCACCAGCATGCACACATCCGCCTCCCTGTTTACAGATAG